A stretch of DNA from Serinibacter arcticus:
TCCCGCACGACGGTTGCCTTCGCGGGCCACAGCACGCACGCCAGCTCGCCCACGGACCCCTCGCCGAACAGGGGCGAGGACGCCTCCAGGTCGCGGGCGCGCCCGAGCGCCTCCTCGACGTCGCTCGTGACCGGGTAGTCGGTGCAGTCGACGGCCGGGTAGGCGAACGGGTAGTTGGGATCGTCGGAGCCGGCGAGGGCGCCGGTGGCCCCGATCTCGTCGACGAGCGAGCCGTCCTCGCCGTCGACGACGTCGGCCAGCCCCGTCACCAGGTCGGGCCAGACGTCCGAGGTGTACATCGCCCCCTGCACGGCGTAGAGCAGCTCCCAGCCGGCGAGCTCGCCGTCCTGCGCGTCCGAGCCCAGCGGGTCGGAGTCCAGCTCCGCGACGACGTCGAGCAGCTCCTCCGCCGCCTCGTCGGGGTCGGCGGCCAGCGGGCACGCGGGCTCGTCCTGGCACTGCTCGACGAACGCGGCGAACACGTCGTCGAACCCGTCGAGCTGCTGGGACTGCAGGTCGGCGTAGCCCAGCGCCGGGTCGATGCCCGAGTCGAGCACCAGCCGGCCGACGCGCTCGGGGAACAGCCCGGCGTAGACCGCGCCGAGGAGCGTGCCGTAGGAGTAGCCGACGTAGGTGAGCTGCTCGTCCCCCACGAGGGCGCGCAGCACGTCGAGGTCGCGGGCCGCGTGCTCGGTGTCGACGTGGTCGAGCAGCGCGCCGGAGAGCTCGGTGCACCGCTGCCCGAGCTGCGCGTAGGCGGTGCGCATCTCCTCGACCGAAGCGGGGTCGTCCAGGTCGAACACGACGGCGGTGGGGTCCTCCTCTCCCGGCTCGAGGCACCGGACCTGCGTGGACGAGCCGACGCCGCGCGGATCGAACCCCACGACGTCGTACTTCGCGAGCACCTCGCTCCCGAAGATGGCGGTGGCCGCGTCGACGAGCTCGACCCCGGACTCCCCCGGGCCTCCCGGGTTGACGAGGATCGTGCCGCGGGCCTCACCCGTGGCGGGCAGGCGCTTGAGCGCGAGCCGGATCCCCTGGCCCGCCACGTCGTCGTAGTCGAGCGGGACGATCACGTCGGCGCACTCGGCGCCGTTGCCGCACGAGCCCCAGGCCAGCGGCTGCGCCTCGACGTCCGCGAGCGTCGCGAAGCCGGTCGACGACGGGGCGTCGTCGAAGCCGCCGACGTCCGGCTCGCGCCGCGGGAGCCCGTCCGGCGGCGTGCACGCGGTGAGGGCGACGAGGCCGGTCAGCGCGGCGACGACGACGGCGCGTGCCGTCCGACGTCCGGCCGGCCGTCGAGCCGCCCCCGGCGTCACGTCAGCCCTCGTCGGTCACGTCGGGCACGGGCGCCACGGGTTGCAGCATCGGCGCGCGCGACTCGTTGCACGCGCTCACGCCGGTCGCCCCGAGCAGCACCACGCCCAGCAGCAGCGCGGCCCGCAGCCGCGGGCGTCGTCGTCCGCCGTCGGCCACTCCCGTCACTCGCGTCACTCGTCCGTCTCGTCCGTCCGGTCCGGTCCCCATCGCCCTTCCCCTCATCCCTGCGGCCGCAGCGCGACCGTCATCGCCTCGACGGCCAGCAGCGGGGCGACGTTCCCCGCCAGGCGGGTCCTCGCCGTCGCGATCGCCTCGGTCCGGCGCAACGTCTGCTCGGGCGTGCTGGCCGAGGCCACCGCCCGCACGTCGGAGACCTGCGCCTGGTTCACCAGGGCGACGTCGGAGCCCACCTGGACCGCGAGCACGTCGCGGTAGAACGAGAGCAGGTCGGTCATCGCGCGGTCCAGTCCGTCGACGACGGCGCGCTTCGACCGGCGCTTCTGGTCCTCCTCGAGCTGCCGGATCTGGGTCCGGACGTTGGCCGGCAGCGTCTTCCCAGCCTCGGCCGTGTCGGCCCCGAGCGCGCGCAACAGCTCGGACTTCTCGACGGCGTCGCGCTCCGCGGAGGACGCGCTCGCCTGGGCGGTGGCCACCTCGACCAGCGCGCCCGCGGCGATCACGGCGTCGCCGACACCCCTGACCCGCGAGGCGATCTCCAGCACGCGGTCGCGCCGCGCGCGGGCCTCGGGG
This window harbors:
- a CDS encoding alpha/beta hydrolase — translated: MTPGAARRPAGRRTARAVVVAALTGLVALTACTPPDGLPRREPDVGGFDDAPSSTGFATLADVEAQPLAWGSCGNGAECADVIVPLDYDDVAGQGIRLALKRLPATGEARGTILVNPGGPGESGVELVDAATAIFGSEVLAKYDVVGFDPRGVGSSTQVRCLEPGEEDPTAVVFDLDDPASVEEMRTAYAQLGQRCTELSGALLDHVDTEHAARDLDVLRALVGDEQLTYVGYSYGTLLGAVYAGLFPERVGRLVLDSGIDPALGYADLQSQQLDGFDDVFAAFVEQCQDEPACPLAADPDEAAEELLDVVAELDSDPLGSDAQDGELAGWELLYAVQGAMYTSDVWPDLVTGLADVVDGEDGSLVDEIGATGALAGSDDPNYPFAYPAVDCTDYPVTSDVEEALGRARDLEASSPLFGEGSVGELACVLWPAKATVVREPIAAEGAAPILVVSALRDPATPHAWSVALADQLSSGRLLSYDGEGHAIYGGVSPCVDEAVDAYLLTGELPAEGTVCG